One window of the Carassius auratus strain Wakin chromosome 20, ASM336829v1, whole genome shotgun sequence genome contains the following:
- the LOC113121183 gene encoding phospholipase DDHD1-like: MSACQDETSLSCSQSRENVSGDEWGRMEESYASCFDEPTGDAIRAEMDAVQPGIDGHVPLPRGQPQLMLGLVEEGFAGYHGRLGSDPDSDYLDITGDLNYSESDGSVATKKRNRSNSSRHRGEVVTELGPEEVRWFYKEDKRTWKPFVGHDSLKIELAYRKYCELNPNEVRRRDADEEAEDLFESPSGGEAPEVRRQSVPESAEAGGSPEETELDSESIDVDAVCVRGGLYEVDIHKKDCYPVYWNQQDHIPVMRGQWFTDGTWLPLEEEDSDLIELEHLDRFRGRQMKDTFDMEAVATTVDSKDAIHSLKLSRSHVDWHSVDEVYLYSDATTSKIARTVTQKLGFSKASSSGTRLHRGYVEEAALEDTPPETTHIVFVVHGIGQKMDQGRIIRNTSMMRDAARKMEEKHFSDRINEHVEFLPVEWRSKLTLDGDTVDSITPDKVRGLRDMLNSSAMDIMYYTSPLYRDEITRGLTKELNRLYTLFCERNPEFAEKGKVSIVSHSLGCVITFDIMTGWDPVRFVHEEVPDAMEADVSRQERQLQEDLRNTCLRMRDLEDKLWRFQTSSSRPSPALKFKVENFFCMGSPLAVFLALRGVRPGTNGTQDHILPKSICQRLFNIFHPTDPVAYRLEPLILKHYSNIAPVQIHWYNTSSPTPYDQIRPTLLNPSKESASVSDTESLPSPCTSPPQPRRHYGESITSLGKASIMGAASIGKGIGGILFSRFSRSSGQVGSVEEEPSDSEGGACEKGEDGRLVELDDIVEEKTEEKIEEKTGDTSMSQSASAIMDNSSFELENRIDFELREGLVESRYWSAVTSHTAYWCSHDVALFLLTFMYRPNEANDMPEDNPES; the protein is encoded by the exons ATGAGCGCTTGTCAGGACGAAACGTCTTTAAGTTGTTCGCAAAGCAGAGAAAATGTCAGCGGCGATGAATGGGGAAGGATGGAGGAATCGTACGCGTCCTGCTTCGACGAACCCACGGGCGACGCGATCCGCGCCGAGATGGACGCGGTGCAGCCGGGCATAGACGGACATGTGCCGCTGCCCCGAGGCCAGCCCCAGCTGATGCTAGGCCTGGTGGAGGAGGGGTTCGCCGGCTATCACGGCCGTCTCGGCTCCGACCCGGACTCCGATTATCTCGACATCACCGGAGACCTCAACTACAGCGAAAGTGACGGGAGCGTCGCCACGAAGAAGCGCAACCGCTCCAACAGCTCGCGGCACCGCGGGGAAGTCGTCACGGAGCTCGGACCCGAGGAGGTGCGCTGGTTCTACAAAGAGGACAAGCGGACCTGGAAACCGTTTGTCGGACACGATTCTTTGAAAATCGAGTTGGCTTATCGCAAATACTGCGAACTTAATCCTAACGAGGTCAGACGGAGGGATGCGGACGAAGAAGCGGAGGATTTATTCGAGTCTCCGTCAGGAGGCGAAGCACCGGAGGTCCGGAGACAGTCGGTCCCCGAGAGCGCGGAGGCTGGAGGCTCCCCGGAAGAGACCGAGCTGGATTCAGAGAGCATCGACGTGGACGCGGTGTGTGTCCGTGGAGGACTGTACGAGGTGGACATCCACAAGAAAGACTGTTATCCCGTTTACTGGAACC AACAGGACCACATCCCAGTCATGAGAGGCCAGTGGTTCACGGACGGGACCtggctgcccctggaggaggagGACAGTGACCTCATTGAACTGGAGCACCTGGACCGTTTCCGAGGCCGGCAGATGAAAGACACCTTTGACATGGAAGCGGTGGCCACAACGGTGGACAGCAAAGACG CCATTCACAGTCTGAAACTGAGCCGGAGCCACGTGGACTGGCACAGCGTGGATGAAGTGTACCTTTACAGCGATGCTACCACTTCAAAGATCGCACGGACTGTTACTCAGAAACTGGGATTCTCCAAAG CGTCCAGCAGCGGGACCCGTCTCCATCGAGGCTATGTAGAGGAGGCGGCTCTAGAAGACACGCCCCCTGAAACGACACACATAGTCTTTGTGGTACATGGGATTGGCCAGAAGATGGACCAGGGCCGTATCATTAGAAACACAAGCAT GATGCGTGATGCTGCCCGCAAGATGGAGGAGAAGCACTTTTCTGACCGGATAAATGAACACGTTGAGTTCCTTCCTGTGGAATGGCGATCTAAACTCACCCTTGATGGAG ACACTGTGGACTCCATTACTCCAGACAAAGTGCGAGGTCTAAGAGACATGCTGAACAGCAGTGCCATGGACATTATGTACTACACAAGCCCTTTGTACAGGGATGAG ATCACCCGGGGTCTGACCAAAGAGTTGAACCGACTCTACACGCTCTTTTGTGAGCGCAACCCAGAATTTGCAGAGAAAGGAAAGGTGTCCATCGTCTCCCACTCACTCGGCTGCGTCATCACCTTTGACATCATGACAGGGTGGGACCCTGTGCGCTTTGTTCATGAAGAGGTGCCAGATGCCATGGAGGCTGATGTTAGCAGACAAGAACGTCAGCTACAGGAGGATCTTCGTAACACATGCTTAAG AATGAGGGATTTGGAGGATAAGCTCTGGCGTTTCCAAACCTCATCCTCAAGACCCTCTCCAGCCCTGAAATTCAAG GTGGAGAACTTCTTCTGTATGGGATCTCCTCTGGCTGTGTTCTTGGCTTTACGAGGTGTCCGTCCAGGAACCAACGGAACACAAGACCACATCTTACCCAAATCCATCTGCCAGAGGCTTTTCAACATCTTCCATCCCACTGATCCTGTA GCATACAGGTTGGAACCGCTCATCCTGAAACATTATAGTAATATAGCACCGGTCCAAATTCACTG GTACAACACCAGCAGCCCCACACCGTATGACCAGATCCGTCCCACTCTACTGAATCCGTCAAAGGAAAGTGCTTCTGTGTCTGATACGGAGAGCCTCCCGAGCCCCTGCACCTCCCCTCCACAGCCCCGCAGACACTACGGCGAGTCTATCACCAGCCTGGGCAAGGCCAGCATCATGG gAGCGGCAAGTATAGGTAAAGGCATTGGTGGTATCCTGTTCTCCAGATTTTCCCGCTCTAGTGGACAGGTGGGTAGTGTGGAGGAGGAGCCATCAGACTCTGAAGGCGGGGCTTGTGAGAAAGGGGAAGATGGACGGCTTGTGGAGTTAGACGATATAGTTGAGGAAAAGACAGAGGAGAAGATCGAGGAGAAGACAGGAGACACCAGCATGTCACAATCAGCCTCTGCCATAATGGATAACTCATCCT TTGAGCTCGAGAACCGCATCGACTTTGAGCTGAGGGAGGGCCTGGTGGAGAGCCGCTATTGGTCAGCGGTGACGTCACACACAGCCTATTGGTGCTCCCACGATGTGGCTCTGTTTCTGCTAACATTCATGTACAGGCCAAATGAAGCGAATGACATGCCAGAGGACAACCCCGAGTCATAA
- the LOC113121186 gene encoding cell growth regulator with RING finger domain protein 1-like: MAAEFLVMLYEYSPLFDIIVISLCFMITVAVVLGWFKFDVPDILRRSDEAESLTVVPERKMVQVTNPFALEMDSTAGTVTEGVSLQLYCLEDCVLSCFWGCGVRALQAALQSHQHGSRPRLLTPELCQEALEFSYLHHQSFNIHKEIKGEYFTQMPPDLGVTDFGLLPRDRYPLVAVLTLATPETRDNYNIVASVTVLHVPDDKYRLSARILFQYLLTAQGNLYDLKPLFMSADNRNLSGTTEPSINTQGAEPQPERPGEQGEESDSEGEWPDTRGRDCVVCQNAPINRVLLPCRHACVCDGCVCHFQHCPICRAFVLQSFALANQPARDEEDLTED; encoded by the exons atggcCGCAGAGTTTTTAGTGATGTTGTATGAGTACTCTCCTCTCTTTGACATTATAGTCATATCATTGTGTTTCATGATCACTGTAGCTGTTGTGTTGGGCTG GTTTAAATTTGATGTCCCAGACATTTTACGCCGCTCAGATGAGGCTGAATCTCTGACAGTTGTCCCCGAGAGGAAGATGGTGCAGGTGACCAACCCCTTCGCTCTGGAGATGGACTCAACTGCTGGGACAGTCACTG AGGGTGTGAGTTTGCAGCTGTATTGTCTTGAAGACTGCGTCCTCAGCTGTTTCTGGGGCTGTGGGGTCCGGGCTCTCCAGGCGGCCCTTCAGAGTCACCAGCATGGGTCCCGGCCCCGGCTCCTCACACCTGAGCTGTGTCAAGAGGCTCTGGAGTTCAGCTACCTTCACCACCAAAGCTTCAA tatacataaagaaataaaaggaGAATACTTCACTCAGATGCCTCCAGATCTCGGAGTAACCGATTTTGGGTTGCTCCCCCGGGATCGATACCCGTTGGTTGCTGTGCTGACTCTGGCCACTCCGGAAACCAGAGACAACTACAATATT GTGGCCAGTGTGACAGTTCTCCACGTTCCCGATGACAAATACAGACTCTCTGCGAGGATCCTGTTTCAGTATCTCCTCACAGCGCAAGGGAATCTGTACGATCTGAAG CCTCTCTTCATGTCAGCAGACAACAGAAACTTGTCTGGAACCACAGAGCCTTCGATTAACACGCAAGGGGCGGAGCCACAGCCAGAAAGGCCAGGTGAGCAGGGGGAGGAGTCAGATTCAGAAGGGGAGTGGCCTGACACCCGAGGCAGGGACTGTGTGGTGTGTCAGAATGCACCGATTAACAGAGTGCTGTTGCCGTGCAGACATGCATGCGTGTGCGACGGCTGCGTGTGCCACTTCCAGCACTGTCCGATCTGCCGGGCGTTCGTCCTTCAGTCTTTTGCTCTGGCTAACCAACCAGCTCGTGATGAGGAGGACTTAACAGAAGACTAA
- the LOC113121184 gene encoding 26S proteasome regulatory subunit 10B — protein sequence MADTREKGLQDYRKKLLEHKEIDGRLKELREQLKELTKQYEKSENDLKALQSVGQIVGEVLKQLTEEKFIVKATNGPRYVVGCRRQLDKTKLKPGTRVALDMTTLTIMRYLPREVDPLVYNMSHEDPGSVSYSEIGGLSEQIRELREVIELPLTNPELFQRVGIIPPKGCLLYGPPGTGKTLLARAVASQLDCNFLKVVSSSIVDKYIGESARLIREMFNYARDHQPCIIFMDEIDAIGGRRFSEGTSADREIQRTLMELLNQMDGFDTLHRVKMIMATNRPDTLDPALLRPGRLDRKIHIELPNEQARLDILKIHSGPITKHGEIDYEAIVKLSDGFNGADLRNVCTEAGMFAIRADHEYVTQEDFMKAVRKVADSKKLESKLDYKPV from the exons ATGGCGGACACCAGGGAGAAAGGTTTACAAGACTACAGAAAGAAATTACTGGAGCATAAAGAGATTGACGGACGCCTCAAAGAAT TGAGAGAGCAGCTGAAGGAGCTCACGAAACAGTACGAGAAGTCTGAGAATGATCTGAAGGCTCTACAGAGTGTGGGGCAG ATTGTCGGTGAGGTGCTGAAACAACTGACCGAGGAGAAAT TTATTGTCAAAGCAACTAATGGCCCACGTTATGTGGTTGGATGTCGCAGACAG CTGGATAAAACCAAGCTTAAACCAGGCACTCGCGTGGCTCTGGATATGACGACTCTCACGATCATGAG gtatttgCCTCGTGAAGTGGATCCTCTAGTGTACAACATGTCTCATGAAGATCCTGGCAGCGTTTCTTACTCTGAGATCGGTGGATTGTCTGAGCAGATTCGTGAGCTGAGAGAG GTAATTGAGCTGCCTCTGACCAATCCTGAGCTATTCCAGAGGGTGGGCATTATTCCTCCCAAGGGCTGCCTGCTGTACGGACCGCCAG GCACTGGAAAGACCCTTCTTGCCAGAGCTGTGGCCAGTCAGCTGGACTGCAATTTTCTGAAG GTGGTGTCCAGCTCTATTGTTGACAAGTACATTGGTGAGAGTGCTAGACTCATCCGAGAGATGTTCAACTACGCCAGAGACCATCAGCCCTGCATCATCTTCATGGATGAGATCGATGCTATTG GTGGACGTCGGTTTTCCGAAGGAACTTCAGCAGATCGAGAGATCCAGAGGACACTGATGGAG CTGTTGAATCAGATGGATGGATTTGACACTCTGCATCGAGTCAAGATGATCATGGCCACCAACCGGCCGGACACTTTAGACCCCGCCCTGCTGCGTCCGGGCCGACTTGACAGAAAGATCC ACATTGAGCTGCCCAATGAACAGGCTCGTCTGGACATCCTGAAGATCCACTCTGGACCCATCACCAAGCATGGAGAGATAG ATTATGAAGCCATCGTCAAGCTCTCAGACGGTTTCAATGGAGCTGATTTGAGGAATGTGTGCACTGAAGCTG GTATGTTTGCCATTCGTGCTGACCATGAGTACGTGACTCAGGAGGATTTCATGAAAGCTGTGAGGAAGGTGGCAGACTCGAAGAAGCTGGAGTCCAAACTGGACTACAAGCCTGTATAA